In Podospora pseudoanserina strain CBS 124.78 chromosome 5, whole genome shotgun sequence, a single window of DNA contains:
- a CDS encoding hypothetical protein (EggNog:ENOG503NTVH; COG:Q) — protein sequence MVANQDAKAAQAPVIETDNTAAVKAAIVSSEATKAAPVTHPLGPLTGEEISKGADLVRSVWPEGTKLQFKVNTLHEPEKKILAPWLAAERAGEKPAPLERKSFIVYTLRGTHNVHEAVVNLTTQKVEFNAKLGPFEHPNSDMAELEEVEKAVLEIPEVKAEIEKLGLPEGAVVVMDPWIYGADGIKEAKFFDDKRVMQCNLYLRDPKNSSEEDSCHYSFPLPVSPVIDPATLELVRIDIMPTGHDETIKPFTWQDRPANEYIPEAHTMRTDLKPLQVVQPEGASFTVEPFSELGRTLKWQKWDFKVGFNQREGMVLYDVHYDNRPLFYRLSLSDMAIPYGDPRNPFHRKCAFDLGDVGAGLTANNLQLGCDCLGSIYYISSVLGNAEGKPVDAPNVVCIHEQDSGLLWKHTNYRTNRAVVVRNRELVLQSILTVSNYEYILAFIFNQAGDITYEVRATGILSTQPLDLDLTEVPHPFGTVVHPGVLGGYHQHFFSLRVDPMIGGHGNQIAYEEAEAMPRDPKLNPNGHGYMVKKTVIDTTGGYDLDPSKNRTFKILNPSVKNTVNKLPVGYKVHVPPFQPILADKDSYHYKRAEFADRSFYVTKYVDGELFAGGKYTNQSHGGKGVRSWAERKEDLTKEQDPVLWVNFGINHIPRVEDFPVMPMEMLKVMLRPVNFFDKNPALDVPSSKQSFNCSTALNTADELAKKVDGLAVTGGEMKGCCKA from the exons ATGGTTGCCAATCAAGACGCAAAGGCCGCCCAGGCCCCGGTCATCGAGACTGACAACACTGCTGCGGTCAAGGCTGCTATTGTTTCCAGCGAGGCGACCAAGGCTGCGCCGGTAACACATCCTCTTGGTCCTTTGACTGGTGAGGAGATCAGCAAGGGTGCGGACTTGGTTAGGTCTGTTTGGCCTGAAGGGACGAAGCTCCAGTTCAAGGTCAACACTCTTCATGAGCCCGAGAAGAAGATTCTTGCCCCTTGGCTTGCTGCAGAGAGGGCGGGTGAGAAGCCTGCGCCGCTTGAGAGGAAGTCTTTTATTGTTTATACACTTAGAGGAACT CACAATGTCCATGAGGCGGTTGTCAACTTGACCACTCAAAAGGTCGAGTTCAACGCCAAGCTTGGGCCTTTTGAGCACCCCAACAGTGATATGGCtgagcttgaggaggttgagaaggcCGTGCTGGAGATTCCCGAGGTgaaggccgagattgagaagctggGTCTTCccgagggggcggtggttgtgatggatCCTTGGATTTATG GTGCCGACGGcatcaaggaggccaagtTCTTCGACGACAAGCGTGTCATGCAATGCAACCTCTACCTTCGCGACCCCAAGAACTCATCCGAAGAGGACAGCTGCCACtactccttcccccttcccgtctCTCCCGTCATTGACCCGGCCACCCTCGAGCTGGTTCGTATCGACATCATGCCTACCGGCCATGACGAGACCATCAAGCCTTTCACATGGCAGGACCGCCCAGCAAACGAGTACATCCCTGAAGCCCACACCATGCGCACCGACCTCAAGCCTCTCCAGGTTGTCCAGCCTGAGGGAGCCTCTTTCACAGTTGAGCCCTTCTCTGAGCTCGGCCGGACACTGAAGTGGCAGAAGTGGGACTTCAAGGTCGGCTTCAACCAGAGAGAGGGCATGGTCCTCTACGATGTTCACTACGACAACCGCCCCTTGTTCTACCGCCTGTCTCTCTCCGACATGGCGATCCCTTACGGTGACCCGCGTAACCCTTTCCACCGCAAGTGCGCCTTTGACTTGGGTGACGTCGGTGCTGGTTTgacagccaacaacctccagcTCGGCTGCGACTGCCTCGGCAGCATCTACTACATCTCCTCTGTCCTCGGCAACGCCGAAGGCAAGCCCGTCGACGCCCCCAACGTCGTCTGCATCCACGAGCAAGACTCTGGTCTCCTCTGGAAGCACACCAACTACCGCACCAACCgcgccgtcgtcgtccgcAACCGCGAGCTCGTCCTCCAGTCTATCCTGACGGTCAGCAACTACGAGTACATCCTCGccttcatcttcaaccaAGCCGGTGACATCACGTACGAAGTCAGGGCAACGGGTATCTTGTCCACCCAgcccctcgacctcgacctcacCGAGGTGCCGCACCCCTTTGGCACCGTCGTCCACCCCGGCGTCCTCGGCGGTTACCACCAacacttcttctccctccgcGTCGACCCCATGATCGGCGGCCACGGCAACCAGATCGCGTACGAAGAAGCCGAGGCTATGCCCCGCGACCCTAAGCTCAACCCCAACGGCCACGGTTACATGGTCAAGAAGACGGTCATCGACACCACCGGTGGTTACGACCTCGACCCGAGCAAGAACCGGACGTTCAAGATCCTCAACCCATCAGTCAAGAACACGGTCAACAAGCTCCCGGTAGGCTACAAGGTTCACGTGCCCCCCTTCCAGCCCATCCTCGCAGACAAGGACAGCTACCATTACAAGCGCGCCGAGTTTGCCGATCGGAGTTTTTATGTCACCAAGTATGTTGACGGGGAGCTGTTTGCGGGCGGGAAGTACACCAACCAGAGCCATGGCGGCAAGGGAGTCAGGAGCTGGGccgagaggaaggaggatttgaCAAAGGAGCAGGACCCGGTGTTGTGGGTGAATTTTGGGATCAATCACATCCCCAGGGTTGAAGATTTCCCGGTTATGCCGATGGAGATGTTGAAGGTTATGCTGAGGCCGGTGAACTTTTTTGACAAGAACCCGGCGTTGGATGTGCCGAGTTCGAAGCAGAGTTTCAACTGCAGTACTGCGTTGAATACGGCTGATGAGCtggcgaagaaggtggatgggttggcTGTTAccgggggggagatgaaggggtgCTGCAAGGCTtag
- a CDS encoding hypothetical protein (EggNog:ENOG503P2G6) — protein MGIIRKTFTTAFLATAGTVGYLGTTTRLESPLPEDDPLWRSKSFRKYNRHNNASTQDLVYKRIPLDKIKPELLQREGDLALEFCRGVWGGLGYRFQRAYLARKYQGPATAAQLWTTDQLSKSTYEPGTQLTDHFEVVEKTPTEIVVRCGDTPRNAGPRDSDGLFVISASVDKARGEVVLGLKSCFFNGNSRVEGIQGPMPGWMEELHRWYSRLWLVTGSWRVTSSFL, from the exons ATGGGCATCATCCGCAAAACATTCACGACTGCCTTCTTAGCCACGGCCGGCACTGTTGGCTATCTTGGCACAACCACCCGCCTTGAGAGCCCGCTGCCCGAAGACGACCCCTTATGGCGCTCAAAGAGCTTCCGCAAATACAACCGACACAATAATGCCTCAACGCAAGACCTCGTCTACAAGCGCATTCCACTTGATAAAATCAAGCCcgagctcctccagcgcGAGGGCGATCTGGCTCTGGAGTTTTGCCGTGGTGTCTGGGGAGGATTAG GATATCGCTTTCAACGGGCTTATCTTGCCCGGAAATACCAGGGACCCGCCACCGCTGCCCAGCTATGGACTACTGATCAGCTATCCAAGTCGACCTATGAGCCAGGTACACAGCTGACTGACCActttgaggttgttgagaagacACCAACTGAGATTGTTGTCCGCTGCGGTGATACGCCGAGGAATGCGGGCCCAAGAGACTCGGATGGCCTTTTTGTCATCAGTGCCAGTGTTGACAAGGCTCGTGGCGAGGTGGTTCTTGGACTTAAGAGCTGCTTTTTTAACGGCAACAGCAGGGTTGAAGGTATTCAGGGGCCAATGcctggatggatggaggagctgcaCAGATGGTATTCCCGTCTTTGGCTTGTTACAGGGTCTTGGAGGGTTACGTCTTCCTTCTTGTGA